In the Microscilla marina ATCC 23134 genome, one interval contains:
- the rsmG gene encoding 16S rRNA (guanine(527)-N(7))-methyltransferase RsmG — translation MEKLDIVLKYFPDLTDAQKEQFIKMNELYQDWNEKINVVSRKDVDMLYERHVLHSLGIAKVIQFKPGSKVLDLGTGGGFPGVPLAIMFPKTEFYLVDSIAKKIKVVQEVVAGLGLTNVKAEQVRVEKVDDDFDFIVSRAVAPLKTLHNWSQDKFYKMYNHELKNGYLLLKGGDLTEELAEVKRKKKVFELSDFFEEEFFETKKVVYVQMMK, via the coding sequence ATGGAGAAGTTAGACATTGTATTAAAGTACTTTCCTGATTTGACTGATGCCCAAAAGGAGCAGTTCATTAAAATGAATGAGTTGTATCAGGATTGGAACGAAAAAATAAATGTAGTATCACGCAAAGACGTAGATATGTTATATGAGCGTCATGTATTACACTCGTTGGGCATAGCTAAAGTTATACAATTTAAGCCAGGTTCAAAAGTACTTGACTTGGGTACAGGAGGTGGTTTTCCAGGAGTACCGTTGGCTATTATGTTCCCCAAAACCGAGTTTTACCTTGTAGACTCTATTGCAAAAAAAATAAAAGTAGTACAAGAGGTCGTGGCTGGTTTGGGGCTTACCAATGTAAAAGCTGAGCAGGTAAGGGTAGAAAAAGTAGACGACGATTTTGATTTTATCGTATCACGGGCAGTAGCCCCTCTCAAAACTTTGCATAATTGGTCGCAAGATAAGTTTTACAAAATGTACAACCATGAACTCAAAAATGGTTACCTGTTGCTTAAAGGGGGCGATTTGACCGAGGAATTGGCAGAGGTAAAACGAAAGAAGAAAGTGTTTGAACTGAGTGATTTTTTTGAAGAAGAGTTTTTCGAGACCAAAAAAGTGGTATATGTACAAATGATGAAATAA
- a CDS encoding DNA polymerase III subunit gamma/tau, with translation MENFVVSARKYRPATFDTVVGQSHITTTLKNAIKSNQLAQAFLFCGPRGVGKTTCARILAKTINCLTPTEDFEACGTCESCVSFQNQGSMNVYELDAASSNSVDDIRNLVDQVRYPPQSGKRKVYIIDEVHMLSNSAFNAFLKTLEEPPEYVIFILATTEKHKIIPTILSRCQIFDFKRIEVKDMSGHLANIAQKEEIEAEQDALDLIAQKADGGLRDALSLFDLITTFSADRHITYQSVVKNLHILDHDYYFKITDALLAQDMPLVLLYFDEILRKGFDGHIFIAGLGAHLRNVMMCKDPATVKLLEVSEKVKQRFAEQAQNASASFLLSALNLANDCDLHYKSSKNPRFFVELVLMKMANLNRVIDWAQNPVEIAGQPPADPEKKKPETNVAEQNNSHQQQQAPPPAKMSLEYTKKENPKTPVIPNKPDVTLKVDTSNGSVQASDNTPFTKKELLLALNDFKGILRNFPQDGEKARKAAEYLSAGDISIENGHEITLTFSDEAQEKVVAAYLEKVQKNLRNKLNNQALTLSSKYVYVEKKKKIYTPYDKFQYLKEKHTKLNDLSARFGLEVDL, from the coding sequence ATGGAGAACTTTGTAGTATCGGCTCGTAAATATCGCCCTGCCACATTTGATACAGTTGTTGGTCAATCACACATTACCACTACGCTCAAAAATGCAATTAAGAGCAACCAACTAGCTCAAGCCTTTTTGTTTTGTGGTCCTCGTGGGGTAGGCAAAACCACCTGTGCGCGTATCCTTGCCAAAACTATCAACTGTTTGACTCCTACCGAAGATTTTGAAGCCTGTGGTACCTGTGAGTCTTGCGTGAGTTTTCAGAACCAAGGTTCGATGAATGTATATGAGTTAGATGCTGCCTCTAGCAACAGTGTTGACGATATTCGTAACTTGGTAGATCAGGTGCGCTATCCACCCCAAAGCGGCAAACGCAAGGTATACATCATAGATGAAGTGCACATGTTGTCTAACTCGGCGTTCAATGCTTTTCTGAAAACTCTGGAAGAACCTCCCGAATATGTGATTTTTATCCTTGCTACTACCGAAAAGCACAAAATTATCCCTACTATTTTATCTCGTTGTCAAATCTTTGATTTTAAACGCATTGAGGTAAAAGATATGAGTGGGCATTTGGCAAATATTGCCCAAAAAGAAGAAATTGAAGCGGAACAGGATGCGCTTGACCTAATTGCTCAAAAGGCAGATGGGGGGCTGCGTGATGCTTTATCTTTGTTTGACCTGATCACAACCTTTTCGGCAGATCGACACATTACTTACCAAAGTGTAGTAAAAAATCTGCATATACTCGATCATGATTATTATTTTAAAATAACAGATGCTTTATTGGCGCAGGATATGCCCCTGGTACTCTTGTACTTTGACGAAATTCTCAGAAAGGGTTTCGACGGTCATATTTTTATTGCGGGTTTGGGCGCGCATTTACGCAATGTCATGATGTGCAAAGATCCTGCAACTGTAAAACTGCTTGAGGTCTCTGAGAAGGTAAAACAACGTTTTGCTGAACAAGCCCAAAATGCCTCTGCATCGTTTTTACTATCTGCCTTGAACCTTGCCAATGACTGTGATTTGCACTATAAAAGCAGTAAAAATCCCAGGTTTTTTGTAGAATTGGTGCTGATGAAAATGGCCAACCTAAACAGAGTCATTGATTGGGCGCAAAACCCCGTAGAGATTGCAGGACAGCCCCCCGCTGATCCTGAAAAAAAAAAGCCTGAAACCAACGTAGCCGAGCAAAATAACAGCCATCAACAGCAGCAAGCCCCACCTCCGGCAAAAATGTCGCTGGAATATACCAAAAAGGAGAATCCCAAAACCCCCGTCATCCCTAATAAGCCTGATGTTACCCTAAAAGTAGATACAAGTAATGGGAGTGTACAAGCATCTGACAATACGCCTTTTACTAAGAAAGAATTGCTGCTTGCACTCAATGACTTTAAGGGCATTTTAAGAAACTTTCCGCAAGATGGGGAGAAGGCTAGAAAAGCCGCTGAATATTTGTCGGCAGGCGACATTTCTATAGAAAATGGGCACGAAATCACCCTCACTTTTAGTGACGAAGCGCAGGAGAAAGTGGTCGCAGCGTATTTGGAGAAGGTACAAAAAAACCTGCGTAATAAACTGAATAACCAGGCTTTAACCCTTAGTTCTAAGTATGTATATGTAGAGAAAAAGAAAAAGATATATACTCCTTACGACAAATTTCAGTATTTGAAAGAAAAACACACCAAATTGAACGATTTAAGTGCACGCTTTGGGCTAGAAGTAGATCTCTAA
- a CDS encoding endonuclease/exonuclease/phosphatase family protein: MCYKTGKNARYKQWLCYLFPLFLCWILIYPPDFFVFLSLQALALQMVVGWGLVIVLFPFFGKTRYIPPHLLGVLGSVWFLQPYVQTQPQKPAKLADTFKVLHLNVHGRNTQHAQLVEQLLRQEADLLALIEVNHRWAKVLKKGLHKQYPYAFVYPVDNLFSGIAIFAKYPLKNVQYIFNDEPPTVVGDVLLPQGKVHFISTHISAPILQGRIPRRYSQMDKIAQQIKQDQEKPLVLLGDFNAVPWERLIRDFKQSTHMQDTRASWLPTFPTWALWMGIPIDYIFYSPPLYCQHLNTFQNTGADHVGLVGEFGLK, translated from the coding sequence GTGTGTTACAAAACAGGCAAAAATGCCCGCTATAAACAATGGTTGTGTTACCTCTTTCCTTTATTTTTGTGTTGGATTCTCATCTACCCACCCGATTTTTTTGTGTTCCTTTCGTTACAAGCACTTGCCTTACAAATGGTGGTAGGCTGGGGACTGGTCATTGTCTTATTTCCGTTTTTTGGCAAAACCCGATACATACCCCCACATTTACTTGGTGTGTTGGGATCAGTGTGGTTCTTACAACCTTATGTACAAACTCAGCCTCAAAAGCCAGCCAAACTAGCAGATACCTTTAAAGTGCTGCACCTCAATGTACACGGACGTAACACGCAACATGCGCAACTAGTTGAACAATTATTAAGGCAAGAAGCTGATTTGTTGGCCTTGATAGAGGTAAACCATCGCTGGGCTAAAGTACTTAAGAAGGGTTTACACAAACAATACCCTTATGCTTTTGTGTACCCGGTAGACAACCTATTTTCGGGCATTGCCATATTTGCCAAATATCCTCTCAAAAATGTTCAGTATATCTTCAACGATGAACCACCTACTGTAGTAGGTGATGTATTATTGCCTCAAGGCAAAGTTCATTTTATCAGTACCCATATCAGTGCGCCTATTTTGCAAGGACGTATTCCTCGGCGTTATAGCCAAATGGATAAAATAGCCCAGCAAATAAAGCAAGACCAAGAGAAACCCTTGGTATTACTGGGTGACTTCAATGCGGTACCCTGGGAACGATTAATCAGAGATTTTAAGCAAAGCACCCACATGCAAGACACCCGCGCCTCATGGTTGCCTACTTTCCCTACTTGGGCTTTATGGATGGGCATTCCTATTGACTATATTTTTTACTCGCCCCCATTGTATTGTCAACATTTGAATACTTTTCAGAACACCGGGGCTGATCATGTGGGTTTGGTAGGGGAGTTTGGGCTAAAGTAA
- a CDS encoding YceI family protein, translating into MKYILTKLFLVAFVVGVTQLGYGQMTWKVKTDKAKITFSELGSGAEGTFSGLDATIQFAPTNLNKSSIKARIKVSTVTASEGEDQAKDILSKDYLNGAKYPYITYESSKIKKTDKGFELIGKLTIKETTKVVKIPFLFTKQGKTAVFKGKINITSKDFGLAAGEVVIDLEVPVKQK; encoded by the coding sequence ATGAAATACATTCTAACCAAATTGTTTTTAGTAGCATTCGTTGTGGGTGTTACCCAGCTAGGTTATGGCCAAATGACCTGGAAAGTAAAAACTGACAAGGCTAAAATTACTTTCAGTGAGTTGGGATCAGGAGCTGAAGGCACCTTTTCGGGGTTGGATGCTACTATTCAGTTTGCCCCCACCAACTTAAACAAGTCAAGTATTAAAGCGCGTATCAAGGTAAGCACAGTCACTGCCAGTGAAGGTGAAGATCAAGCAAAAGATATTTTGTCGAAAGACTATCTTAACGGGGCAAAATATCCCTACATTACCTATGAATCGAGTAAAATAAAGAAAACCGACAAAGGTTTTGAGTTGATTGGAAAGTTGACCATCAAAGAAACTACAAAAGTGGTTAAAATCCCTTTTTTATTTACCAAACAAGGTAAAACAGCAGTATTTAAAGGTAAAATAAATATTACATCCAAAGATTTTGGGCTGGCAGCAGGGGAGGTAGTCATTGATTTGGAAGTACCAGTGAAACAGAAGTAA
- a CDS encoding YceI family protein, with protein MKKVFLTFAALTLMATISLAQTKWKMDGAHAWVNFSVMHQGLSFVNGSFSKFDATIEANSKDLKGAKLTASIDPASVNSGVERRDKHLRSQDFFDVKKYPKATFVSKKFKKAGKNKYKIVGDFTLKGVTKEVTMDAKVLGNFETKKGSKMGIHATTTINRYDYGISYAKGKNAPNGKEALASDIKITINMEFTSKK; from the coding sequence ATGAAAAAAGTATTTTTAACATTTGCTGCGCTTACCTTAATGGCTACTATATCGTTGGCTCAAACCAAATGGAAAATGGATGGTGCCCATGCTTGGGTAAATTTTAGTGTGATGCACCAAGGTTTATCTTTTGTCAATGGTAGTTTTAGCAAGTTTGATGCAACTATAGAGGCAAACAGTAAAGACTTGAAAGGGGCTAAACTGACTGCAAGTATAGACCCGGCAAGTGTAAACTCTGGCGTAGAACGAAGGGATAAGCACTTAAGGTCACAAGATTTCTTTGATGTAAAAAAATACCCTAAGGCTACTTTTGTAAGTAAAAAGTTTAAGAAAGCAGGTAAGAATAAATACAAAATTGTAGGTGATTTTACCCTGAAAGGAGTAACCAAAGAAGTCACAATGGATGCAAAAGTATTGGGTAATTTTGAAACTAAAAAAGGAAGCAAAATGGGTATCCATGCTACTACCACCATCAACCGTTACGACTATGGGATAAGTTATGCTAAAGGTAAAAATGCTCCTAATGGTAAAGAAGCATTGGCCAGTGATATAAAAATCACAATCAACATGGAATTTACGTCGAAGAAATAG
- a CDS encoding VOC family protein, with amino-acid sequence MQIKTLTPNLMVNNVAETIMYYNSILGFELVQTVPETPPYDWAMVSTDGLALMFQSVDSMKTEFKPLEQQATGGGLSFYLRVEGVEDLYEKLKGKVTVVNDLKESFYGMTEFSIQDLNGFVLTFAENLNPSVATESSKETEQN; translated from the coding sequence ATGCAAATCAAAACTTTGACGCCTAACCTGATGGTAAACAATGTAGCAGAAACCATCATGTATTATAATAGTATCCTGGGGTTTGAGTTGGTACAAACCGTGCCTGAAACTCCCCCTTATGACTGGGCGATGGTGTCTACCGATGGGTTGGCGCTGATGTTTCAGTCAGTAGATAGCATGAAAACCGAGTTTAAACCCCTAGAGCAACAAGCAACGGGTGGGGGGTTAAGCTTTTACCTGAGAGTAGAAGGTGTAGAAGATCTATACGAAAAGCTGAAAGGCAAGGTAACAGTTGTAAACGACCTCAAGGAGAGTTTTTATGGAATGACTGAGTTTTCTATACAAGACCTCAACGGCTTTGTACTTACCTTTGCCGAAAACTTAAACCCTTCAGTAGCCACTGAAAGTAGCAAAGAAACTGAACAGAATTAA